A stretch of the Gemmatirosa kalamazoonensis genome encodes the following:
- a CDS encoding cytochrome-c peroxidase — protein MTHPSRRALSAALILLALTAMAAARSAAPRRRGWSAEQRTLLRSLSLASLGPLPADPSNRYADDPRAATLGRALFFDARLSGNGTVSCATCHVPATDFQDGTPLGHGMGTTARRTMPVAGTAHGAWFFWDGRADSQWAQALGPLESAVEHGGSRAQYAHVVADHYRREYEAVFGPLPRLDDVPAHAGPVADTAWRAAWDRLAPTRQDDVSRVYANVGKAIAAFERRVELPPTRFDRYVDDELAGRARTPESTLSADEEQGLRLFLGQASCVNCHNGPRFTDDHFHNTGVPLPKVALPFDSGRIVGVRQAVAGEFNCTSRYSDAQVDDCAELRFAITEGEALVRAYKTPSLRGVAERAPYMHAGQLATLSEVVAHYDRAPRAPAGHSELKPLRLSPTERRQIEAFLRTLSER, from the coding sequence ATGACCCACCCGTCGCGCCGTGCGCTGAGCGCCGCGCTGATACTGCTCGCGCTCACCGCCATGGCCGCCGCCCGGTCGGCCGCGCCGCGGCGGCGTGGCTGGTCGGCCGAGCAGCGCACGCTGCTCCGGTCGCTCTCGCTCGCCAGCCTCGGCCCGCTGCCGGCCGATCCGTCGAACCGCTACGCCGACGACCCGCGCGCCGCCACGCTCGGCCGCGCCCTCTTCTTCGACGCGCGCCTGAGCGGGAACGGCACGGTGTCGTGCGCCACCTGCCACGTGCCGGCGACGGACTTCCAGGACGGCACGCCGCTCGGCCACGGCATGGGCACCACGGCGCGGCGCACGATGCCCGTCGCCGGCACGGCGCACGGCGCGTGGTTCTTCTGGGACGGCCGCGCCGACAGCCAGTGGGCGCAGGCGCTGGGCCCGCTGGAGAGCGCGGTGGAGCACGGCGGCAGCCGTGCGCAGTACGCCCACGTCGTCGCCGATCACTACCGACGTGAGTACGAGGCGGTGTTCGGCCCGCTGCCGCGGCTGGACGACGTCCCGGCGCACGCGGGCCCGGTCGCCGACACGGCGTGGCGCGCGGCGTGGGATCGCCTCGCGCCGACACGGCAGGACGACGTCAGCCGCGTGTACGCGAACGTCGGCAAGGCGATCGCGGCGTTCGAGCGGCGCGTGGAGCTCCCGCCGACGCGCTTCGATCGGTACGTGGACGACGAGCTCGCGGGTCGCGCGCGCACGCCGGAATCGACGCTGAGCGCGGACGAGGAGCAGGGGCTGCGGCTGTTCCTCGGCCAGGCGAGCTGCGTGAACTGTCACAACGGGCCGCGCTTCACCGACGACCACTTCCACAACACCGGCGTGCCGCTGCCGAAGGTCGCGCTGCCGTTCGACAGCGGCCGCATCGTCGGCGTGCGGCAGGCGGTGGCGGGAGAGTTCAACTGCACGAGCCGCTACAGCGACGCGCAGGTGGACGACTGCGCCGAGCTGCGGTTCGCGATCACCGAGGGCGAGGCGCTGGTGCGCGCGTACAAGACGCCGTCGCTGCGCGGCGTGGCCGAGCGCGCGCCGTACATGCACGCGGGGCAGCTCGCGACATTGTCCGAGGTGGTCGCGCACTACGACCGCGCGCCGCGCGCGCCGGCCGGGCACAGCGAGCTCAAGCCGCTGCGGCTCTCGCCCACCGAGCGCCGCCAGATCGAGGCGTTCCTCCGAACGCTCTCGGAGCGTTAG
- a CDS encoding VOC family protein, with translation MSTTTVPVRTSLAPMLSVRRGAQAVEFYVRAFGAAERFRIESPDGAVVARLSVDGAEFWVSDESPAHANYSPESLGGGTVRMILTVADPDASVARAVAAGAREIVAVKEDYGWRLGRVRDPFGHDWEIGHPLAS, from the coding sequence ATGTCGACGACGACGGTGCCGGTCCGCACGTCGCTCGCGCCGATGCTGTCGGTCCGGCGCGGCGCGCAGGCGGTGGAGTTCTACGTGCGCGCGTTCGGCGCCGCGGAGCGGTTCCGCATCGAGTCGCCCGACGGCGCGGTCGTCGCGCGCCTGTCGGTGGACGGCGCCGAGTTCTGGGTGAGCGACGAGTCGCCGGCGCACGCGAACTACAGCCCGGAGTCGCTCGGCGGCGGCACGGTGCGGATGATCCTCACCGTCGCCGATCCGGATGCATCGGTGGCGCGCGCGGTCGCGGCGGGCGCGCGCGAGATCGTGGCGGTGAAGGAGGACTACGGGTGGCGGCTCGGACGCGTGCGCGACCCGTTCGGCCACGACTGGGAGATCGGACACCCGCTGGCGTCGTAA
- a CDS encoding serine/threonine protein kinase, whose protein sequence is MYEQTETWQVAEPGFGPPDVTLERRGPPRYVGEYELQALLTRYPGADVMHAFHLPTGAPRVLYVLRPAAMQDPASVQRVTDELDLARRLAHPSFPTVDPWGRTSSGRVFFAIEHRRGPTLREIVTQFGRLEPERLMRIGKLVVDALEEAHALGLFHGGLTPDSILLEWSADRRDESVSVLGIGTDAIGRTFAPHELPFLSPEYVAGRALDARSDVFSLASLLQFARDQAPPPSVSDVSEPPRRGGRRRRAARGADSAPDARTTAEVLAAARSADPQLRPPSVKALWEQFVAAEDPMPMSAAEPEPLPSPAILELSIDADTPRWMTEAALAAQVPWTELDEWPNRPTAAAVTSDVSGDVDAERRWSDVLAPLARRRLAAALVSAGVLIVATAALRGAGSPEPAPREISAVAAGTLALRATPSARPAADASPRVQAAVARDKVAVDSSPRAPDHVAEAAADRTAASTEDTSRASVLSSHLDSMLAGAPRVDGTIPDLHLEAPSPSSKAVVRNEEFAAAAESLWRRGRDDTASAASRPDAARVAEARRDAQQAVDAFAIALSTRDLAALSRAVPYMPEKERAQWAKVFHNAKRIDARLTVLDTKFDGDVIAATVQSRIEITLNGVRDHLKSDATSLATLVRDSSGWRLRTSP, encoded by the coding sequence ATGTACGAGCAGACCGAGACATGGCAGGTGGCGGAACCCGGCTTCGGCCCGCCGGACGTGACCCTCGAACGGCGGGGTCCCCCGCGCTACGTCGGCGAGTACGAGCTGCAGGCGCTCCTGACGCGCTATCCCGGTGCCGACGTCATGCACGCGTTCCACCTGCCGACCGGTGCACCGCGCGTGCTGTACGTGCTGCGACCAGCCGCGATGCAGGACCCCGCTTCGGTGCAGCGTGTCACGGACGAGCTGGATCTGGCGCGACGACTCGCGCATCCGTCCTTCCCGACGGTGGATCCGTGGGGCCGCACGTCGAGCGGGCGCGTCTTCTTCGCCATCGAGCACCGCCGCGGCCCGACGCTCCGCGAGATCGTGACGCAGTTCGGACGACTCGAGCCCGAGCGGCTGATGCGCATCGGGAAGCTCGTCGTCGACGCGCTCGAGGAGGCGCACGCGCTGGGGCTGTTCCACGGCGGCCTCACGCCGGACAGCATCCTGCTCGAGTGGTCGGCCGACCGGCGCGACGAGTCGGTGAGCGTGCTCGGCATCGGCACCGACGCGATCGGGCGCACGTTCGCGCCGCACGAGCTGCCGTTCCTGAGCCCCGAGTACGTCGCCGGGAGGGCGCTCGACGCGCGGTCCGACGTCTTCTCGCTCGCGTCGCTGCTGCAGTTCGCCCGCGACCAGGCGCCCCCGCCGTCGGTCAGCGACGTGTCCGAGCCGCCACGTCGCGGCGGGCGGCGTCGCAGGGCCGCGCGCGGCGCCGACTCCGCGCCGGACGCCCGTACCACGGCCGAGGTGCTCGCCGCCGCGCGGTCGGCCGACCCGCAGCTGCGTCCCCCGAGCGTGAAGGCGCTCTGGGAGCAGTTCGTCGCGGCCGAGGATCCGATGCCGATGTCGGCAGCCGAGCCCGAGCCGTTGCCGTCGCCGGCGATCCTCGAGCTGTCGATCGACGCCGACACGCCGCGCTGGATGACCGAGGCGGCGCTCGCCGCGCAGGTGCCGTGGACCGAGCTCGATGAGTGGCCGAATCGGCCGACCGCCGCGGCGGTGACGTCCGACGTGTCCGGCGATGTCGACGCCGAGCGCCGCTGGAGCGACGTGCTCGCACCGCTCGCGCGGCGGCGCCTCGCGGCGGCACTGGTGAGCGCGGGCGTGCTCATCGTCGCGACGGCGGCGCTGCGGGGTGCCGGCTCGCCCGAGCCGGCGCCGCGCGAGATCTCCGCCGTCGCGGCGGGAACGCTCGCCCTGCGGGCGACGCCGAGCGCGCGGCCCGCCGCGGACGCCTCGCCGCGCGTGCAGGCGGCCGTCGCGCGCGACAAGGTGGCCGTCGATTCGTCGCCGCGCGCGCCGGACCATGTCGCGGAAGCCGCCGCGGACAGAACCGCGGCGAGCACCGAGGACACGTCGCGCGCGTCGGTGCTGTCCTCGCACCTCGACTCGATGCTCGCCGGCGCGCCGCGGGTCGACGGGACGATTCCCGATCTGCATCTCGAGGCGCCGTCGCCGTCGTCGAAGGCCGTCGTCCGCAACGAGGAGTTCGCGGCCGCGGCCGAGTCGCTGTGGCGCCGCGGCCGCGACGACACGGCCTCGGCGGCGAGCCGACCCGATGCCGCGCGCGTCGCCGAGGCGCGCCGCGATGCGCAGCAGGCCGTCGACGCGTTCGCGATCGCGCTGTCGACGCGGGACCTCGCGGCGCTGAGCCGCGCGGTGCCGTACATGCCGGAGAAGGAGCGCGCGCAGTGGGCGAAAGTGTTCCACAACGCGAAGCGCATCGACGCGCGCCTGACGGTGCTCGACACGAAGTTCGACGGCGACGTCATCGCGGCCACGGTGCAGAGCCGGATCGAGATCACGCTGAACGGCGTGCGCGACCACCTCAAGTCCGACGCGACGTCGCTCGCCACGCTCGTGCGCGACTCCAGCGGCTGGCGGCTGCGCACGTCGCCGTGA
- a CDS encoding PadR family transcriptional regulator produces the protein MDYDREFLTGTVGVLILSLLGERPMYAYELLQEAERRSARQFQLKEGTIYPALHAMERAGYVTAQWRQGDTGRARKYYSLTAKGRRQAASKRRQWEAISAAMRAILGGPDPA, from the coding sequence ATGGACTACGACCGCGAGTTCCTCACCGGCACCGTCGGCGTGCTGATCCTCTCGCTGCTCGGCGAGCGGCCGATGTACGCGTACGAGCTGCTGCAGGAAGCCGAGCGCCGCAGCGCACGCCAGTTCCAGCTCAAGGAAGGCACCATCTATCCCGCGCTGCACGCCATGGAGCGCGCCGGGTACGTCACCGCGCAGTGGCGGCAGGGAGACACGGGCCGGGCGCGGAAGTACTACAGCCTCACCGCGAAGGGGCGTCGCCAGGCCGCGTCGAAGCGGCGACAGTGGGAGGCGATCTCCGCCGCGATGCGCGCGATCCTCGGCGGCCCCGACCCCGCGTGA
- a CDS encoding HAAS signaling domain-containing protein encodes MPAGREEIDALVERLVRDAGLASAQARDDLRRELVAHFDDAIAAADGAPDAVRAALARFGDADTVAAELRRAHGAGRRALYAAKVAASLLASTLVAIALQLVAHLQRGGDVDGVSLSPWYRPAAHLSMALVVVAVAAWELDVEPLCVRLEREPARLLTAWGALFVVAYLTHLLRDARLDAAAALVRTAATVAAWVAAIAIAARLDRAYLRRLGASR; translated from the coding sequence ATGCCCGCCGGCCGCGAGGAGATCGACGCGCTCGTCGAGCGTCTCGTGCGCGACGCGGGGCTCGCGAGCGCGCAGGCGCGCGACGACCTCCGGCGCGAGCTCGTCGCGCACTTCGACGACGCGATCGCAGCCGCCGACGGCGCGCCCGATGCGGTGCGCGCCGCGCTCGCGCGCTTCGGCGACGCCGACACGGTGGCCGCGGAGCTTCGACGCGCGCACGGCGCGGGACGGCGCGCCCTGTACGCGGCGAAGGTCGCCGCGTCGCTGCTCGCGTCCACGCTGGTGGCGATCGCGCTGCAGCTCGTCGCGCACCTGCAGCGCGGCGGCGACGTGGACGGCGTGTCCCTGTCGCCGTGGTACCGTCCCGCCGCGCACCTGTCGATGGCGCTCGTCGTCGTCGCCGTCGCCGCGTGGGAGCTCGACGTCGAGCCGCTGTGCGTGCGGCTCGAGCGCGAGCCGGCGCGCCTGCTCACCGCGTGGGGCGCGCTGTTCGTCGTCGCCTATCTCACGCACCTGCTGCGCGACGCGCGGCTCGACGCCGCGGCGGCGCTCGTGCGCACGGCGGCGACGGTCGCCGCGTGGGTCGCGGCCATCGCCATCGCCGCGCGGCTCGACCGCGCGTACCTGCGCCGGCTCGGCGCGTCGCGTTAG
- a CDS encoding TonB-dependent receptor domain-containing protein, translating to MPQPRLLAAALLASSLALRPGTAAAQTPAPSGGTPPAGPPPSFEIRGRIVDTANTPIPQASVTLRLKANGLTVAGALAGRDGAFRITGLRPGRFSIRVAYIGYAPVIQDVTLPPTTPVLDLGVAKLAPVAVTLSGVTVKEERAAVVTEPDRNAYRAKDLAPGAANASELLEHVPSVQVDMDGKVSLRGNENVVVQINGRPTPMRGAQLAAYLKTLSANVIDRIEVIPNPSAKYDPEGMAGIINVALKSNVDLGLSGAVNTAVSDADRYNGSGNLGYQSGPWSTFVGVGLVSDHRTAVGVNDRERFDATNALQSITGQDILLRPRQRGQNLNATVDYKLSPRDVLSNALILSHRGSGEASTTTQTLLSGAGATLDQYVRPREADATGTMFDYDVALKRTLAPRVHEISTELRFNRSHDEDANDERRLSGTSYRDGKIERNDAVTQQLTAQVDYLKAFAKRRTKLEAGWKSNVRWIDRDYAVTVDPTGTGTWAPSPLSNVLAFDEGVHAVYAVLSQGVKKWDLQAGLRGEYANRTFSLATQRYPYDYASLFPSAVASYTLAPNTTLKSSYSRRIRRPGTQELNPFPNYFDADNVFFGNPDLRPEYTDAMELGLTKTGSKGMLQISPFYRRTTNIIRIDINTTDTLDTREVTSISFRNLAHSDSWGSDLTGQLRLSPRFTALTNFGLFKQVTDGGSTSAVGSNAIGWMGRINVTSEVTRTLTIQAAYNYRAPLKIERGEYGAQQVANVALRRKIQGDRGAVLLRVADPFEMVRFRIKTSDGKVLQLTERNPQSRVVFLGYQYNFGRPPRVRQVTPEQTGGGSVGFGTPGS from the coding sequence ATGCCGCAACCCCGACTCCTCGCCGCCGCGCTGCTGGCGTCGTCCCTCGCGCTGCGCCCCGGCACCGCCGCCGCGCAGACGCCCGCGCCGTCGGGCGGTACACCGCCGGCCGGCCCGCCGCCGTCGTTCGAGATCCGCGGCCGGATCGTCGACACCGCGAACACGCCGATCCCGCAGGCCTCGGTCACGCTCCGCCTGAAGGCGAACGGGCTCACGGTCGCCGGCGCGCTCGCCGGCCGGGACGGCGCGTTCCGCATCACCGGCCTGCGGCCGGGACGGTTCTCGATCCGCGTCGCCTACATCGGATACGCGCCAGTCATCCAGGACGTCACGCTGCCGCCCACCACGCCGGTCCTCGACCTCGGCGTGGCGAAGCTCGCGCCCGTGGCCGTGACGCTCTCCGGGGTGACGGTGAAGGAGGAGCGCGCGGCCGTCGTCACGGAGCCGGATCGGAACGCGTATCGCGCGAAGGACCTCGCGCCCGGCGCGGCGAACGCGAGCGAGCTGCTCGAGCACGTGCCCTCGGTGCAGGTCGACATGGACGGCAAGGTGAGCCTGCGCGGCAACGAGAACGTCGTCGTGCAGATCAACGGGCGTCCGACGCCGATGCGCGGCGCGCAGCTCGCCGCGTACCTGAAGACGCTGTCCGCCAACGTCATCGACCGCATCGAGGTCATCCCCAACCCGTCCGCCAAGTACGATCCGGAGGGGATGGCGGGGATCATCAACGTCGCGCTGAAGTCGAACGTCGACCTCGGCCTCAGCGGCGCGGTGAACACGGCGGTGTCCGACGCGGACCGCTACAACGGCTCCGGGAACCTCGGCTACCAGAGCGGGCCGTGGAGCACGTTCGTCGGCGTCGGCCTGGTGTCCGACCACCGCACCGCCGTCGGCGTGAACGACCGCGAGCGCTTCGACGCGACGAACGCGCTGCAGAGCATCACCGGCCAGGACATCCTGCTGCGCCCGCGCCAGCGCGGTCAGAACCTGAACGCGACGGTCGACTACAAGCTCTCGCCGCGCGACGTGCTGTCGAACGCGCTGATCCTGAGCCACCGCGGCTCCGGCGAGGCGTCGACGACGACGCAGACGCTGCTCAGCGGCGCCGGCGCCACGCTCGACCAGTACGTGCGGCCGAGGGAAGCGGACGCCACCGGGACCATGTTCGACTACGACGTCGCGCTGAAGCGCACGCTCGCGCCGCGCGTCCACGAGATCTCCACGGAGCTGCGCTTCAACCGCTCGCACGACGAGGACGCGAACGACGAGCGCCGTCTGTCGGGCACGAGCTATCGCGACGGGAAGATCGAGCGCAACGACGCGGTGACGCAGCAGCTCACCGCCCAGGTGGACTACCTGAAGGCGTTCGCCAAGCGCCGCACGAAGCTCGAGGCGGGATGGAAGAGCAACGTCCGGTGGATCGACCGCGACTACGCCGTCACCGTCGACCCGACGGGCACCGGCACGTGGGCCCCGAGCCCGCTGAGCAACGTGCTCGCGTTCGACGAGGGGGTGCACGCCGTGTACGCGGTGTTGAGTCAGGGCGTGAAGAAGTGGGATCTGCAGGCCGGGCTGCGCGGCGAGTACGCGAACCGCACGTTCAGCCTCGCGACGCAGCGCTACCCGTACGACTACGCGAGCCTGTTCCCGAGCGCGGTCGCGTCGTACACGCTCGCCCCGAACACGACGCTGAAGTCGAGCTACTCGCGCCGCATCCGCCGGCCGGGGACGCAGGAGCTGAACCCGTTCCCGAACTACTTCGACGCCGACAACGTGTTCTTCGGCAACCCCGACCTGCGCCCCGAGTACACCGACGCGATGGAGCTCGGGCTGACGAAGACGGGATCGAAGGGGATGCTGCAGATCTCGCCGTTCTACCGGCGCACGACGAACATCATCCGCATCGACATCAACACCACCGACACGCTCGACACGCGCGAGGTGACGTCGATCAGCTTCCGGAACCTCGCGCACAGCGACTCGTGGGGCTCGGACCTCACCGGACAGCTGCGGCTCTCGCCGCGGTTCACGGCACTCACGAACTTCGGCCTCTTCAAGCAGGTGACGGACGGCGGCTCGACGAGCGCCGTGGGCTCGAACGCGATCGGCTGGATGGGCCGCATCAACGTGACGTCGGAGGTGACGCGGACGCTCACCATCCAGGCGGCGTACAACTACCGCGCGCCGCTGAAGATCGAGCGCGGCGAGTACGGCGCGCAGCAGGTCGCGAACGTCGCGCTGCGCCGGAAGATCCAGGGCGACCGGGGCGCCGTGCTGCTGCGCGTGGCCGATCCGTTCGAGATGGTGCGGTTCCGCATCAAGACGAGCGACGGCAAGGTGCTGCAGCTCACCGAGCGGAACCCGCAGTCGCGCGTCGTCTTCCTCGGCTACCAGTACAACTTCGGGCGGCCGCCGCGCGTGCGGCAGGTCACGCCGGAGCAGACCGGCGGCGGCAGCGTCGGCTTCGGGACGCCGGGGAGCTGA